Proteins from one candidate division KSB1 bacterium genomic window:
- the rodA gene encoding rod shape-determining protein RodA, whose protein sequence is MLARSIISWKDIDKVIIVCVLLLVTIGLMAIYSTTSSPASSEAIRHSFAKQVIWFLAGAMIASAVVLTPVQYLKGMAYSLYGLCVVLLILVLFAGGGKGVHRWFILGPVHFQPAEPTKIAALLALARYLSDERRDLRSFKDIGICFAMVLVPTVLILKEPDLGTAIVMASLLLPVLFWAGLSPFIVFLVVSPILTVISAFNVYTFGAAMLLIIGVLVLSKRKLPVLLAVLMLNVSVGALTPSLWNRLKDYQKTRILTFIGLQQDPRGTGYQVAQSQVAIGSGGFWGKGWTRGTQAKLRFLPEQHTDFIFSVVGEELGFWGVTLVLVTFFVLLWRALGIAVSAKNKFLTLMVVGCVTLIGVHVIVNTGMTVGIMPVTGIPLPFLSYGGSSLWTNMTLVGLILNAGVRRFQY, encoded by the coding sequence ATGTTGGCACGCAGCATCATCAGTTGGAAAGACATCGATAAAGTCATCATCGTTTGTGTCCTCCTGCTGGTCACCATTGGACTGATGGCAATCTACAGCACCACCAGTTCGCCCGCCAGCTCGGAGGCGATTCGGCACAGCTTTGCCAAGCAGGTCATCTGGTTTCTGGCGGGTGCGATGATCGCCTCGGCTGTGGTGTTGACGCCGGTCCAGTATCTCAAGGGGATGGCCTACAGTCTGTACGGGCTGTGCGTGGTGTTGTTGATCCTGGTGTTGTTCGCCGGGGGCGGCAAAGGGGTGCATCGCTGGTTCATTCTGGGGCCGGTGCATTTTCAGCCGGCGGAACCCACCAAGATCGCCGCCCTGCTGGCGCTGGCGCGCTACCTCTCTGATGAAAGACGCGATCTGCGTTCATTCAAAGACATCGGCATCTGTTTCGCCATGGTGCTGGTGCCCACCGTGTTGATTCTGAAAGAACCCGATCTCGGCACCGCGATCGTGATGGCTTCCCTGCTGCTGCCGGTTTTGTTCTGGGCGGGCTTGTCTCCCTTCATCGTGTTTCTGGTGGTCAGTCCGATTCTCACGGTGATCTCCGCCTTCAACGTTTACACCTTTGGCGCCGCCATGCTGCTGATCATCGGCGTGCTGGTGCTCTCCAAACGCAAGCTGCCGGTGTTGCTCGCCGTGCTGATGTTGAATGTCAGTGTCGGCGCGCTCACCCCCAGTCTATGGAACCGGTTGAAAGATTATCAAAAGACCCGCATCCTCACGTTCATCGGGCTGCAACAGGATCCGCGTGGCACAGGCTATCAAGTTGCCCAGTCACAGGTTGCCATTGGTTCCGGCGGTTTTTGGGGAAAAGGCTGGACGCGCGGCACACAGGCCAAGCTGCGTTTCCTGCCGGAGCAGCACACCGATTTTATTTTTTCGGTGGTGGGTGAGGAACTGGGTTTTTGGGGCGTCACGCTAGTATTGGTGACTTTTTTTGTGCTGCTGTGGCGCGCTCTCGGCATCGCCGTGTCCGCCAAGAACAAATTTCTGACGCTGATGGTGGTGGGCTGTGTGACTTTGATCGGCGTGCATGTCATTGTCAACACCGGCATGACGGTGGGCATTATGCCGGTCACCGGTATTCCCCTGCCGTTTTTGAGCTATGGCGGGTCGTCATTGTGGACGAACATGACGCTGGTGGGTTTGATTCTCAACGCGGGCGTGCGCCGGTTTCAATATTGA
- the mrdA gene encoding penicillin-binding protein 2 encodes MELSLEAKRRLFTGGLAFLFLILLGRFAYVQLFRGEQFLEEANKNRVRVIEVDPPRGLIRDRFGEVLVENSPAYAVYAMPGEIRNSPQAYEIISAALHTTPAEIKQYIARNKRGNFVPVKIGRQIDFAAFSLLNERRLELTGVDFRTESRRTYDHGVKAPHLFGYLSEISDAELSLFGDNYSPGDLIGKKGVERQYESVMRGVKGHRFVEVDALGRVIRDLTEEDGERFRSNPPEPGKDVLLGLDASLQRMLEAELTGKNGGAVVLNCKNGDVLALVSKPDFDPELFSRTLTPEIWNRLLNDPNKPLYDRMVQSVYPPGSTFKMITAIAGLETGLINPNETVFCPGYYVFGGRTFECHKKGGHGTVNLLGALEQSCNVYFYRMGFRVGLEHWSDYAARFGFGKVTGIDLSEENAGLLPTVAYLDRRYGKDRWSKGMMLNLAIGQGDLLVTPLQMAVFAMTIANEGHSFKPRLRRSVLDPFTGTEEFVEPDTVEVKGIRPETWALVKRGMFLVVNGSRGTAVRSRVEGLVSAGKTGTAQNPHGEPHGWFIGFAPFDDPQVAFCVFIENGGSGSGAAAPVARKILSFLLENKKLTPQLEADEAAD; translated from the coding sequence ATGGAACTGAGTCTGGAAGCCAAACGCCGCCTCTTTACCGGCGGCCTCGCCTTCCTCTTCCTGATCCTGCTCGGCCGCTTCGCGTACGTGCAGCTCTTCCGGGGCGAGCAGTTCCTTGAAGAAGCCAACAAGAACCGCGTGCGTGTGATTGAAGTCGACCCGCCGCGCGGGCTGATTCGCGACCGCTTCGGCGAGGTGCTGGTGGAGAACAGTCCGGCCTATGCCGTTTATGCCATGCCCGGCGAGATTCGCAACTCGCCCCAGGCCTATGAGATCATCTCCGCCGCGCTGCACACCACCCCCGCGGAGATCAAGCAGTATATCGCGCGCAACAAGCGTGGCAACTTCGTGCCGGTGAAGATCGGCCGCCAGATTGATTTCGCGGCCTTCAGCCTGCTCAACGAGCGCCGTCTCGAATTGACCGGCGTCGATTTTCGCACCGAATCGCGCCGCACCTATGACCACGGCGTGAAGGCTCCCCACCTCTTCGGCTATCTCAGCGAAATCAGCGACGCCGAGCTCAGCCTGTTTGGCGACAACTACAGCCCCGGCGATCTCATTGGCAAGAAGGGTGTCGAGCGCCAATACGAAAGCGTCATGCGCGGGGTGAAAGGGCATCGCTTCGTCGAAGTGGATGCCCTGGGCCGCGTCATTCGCGATCTCACCGAGGAGGACGGCGAACGCTTTCGCAGCAATCCGCCGGAGCCGGGCAAGGATGTGCTGCTCGGACTTGACGCCTCTCTGCAACGCATGTTGGAAGCCGAATTGACCGGCAAGAACGGTGGTGCGGTGGTGTTGAATTGCAAGAACGGCGACGTGTTGGCACTGGTAAGCAAACCGGATTTCGATCCCGAACTTTTCTCCCGAACCCTGACCCCCGAGATTTGGAACCGCCTGCTCAACGATCCCAACAAGCCGCTTTATGATCGCATGGTACAGAGCGTGTATCCGCCCGGTTCGACCTTCAAGATGATCACCGCCATTGCCGGCCTGGAAACCGGACTGATCAACCCCAATGAAACCGTCTTTTGTCCGGGCTACTACGTTTTTGGCGGCCGCACTTTTGAATGCCACAAAAAGGGCGGCCATGGCACGGTCAATCTGCTGGGTGCGCTGGAGCAATCATGCAATGTCTACTTTTATCGCATGGGCTTCCGCGTCGGCCTGGAACATTGGTCTGACTATGCCGCGCGCTTCGGCTTCGGCAAGGTGACCGGCATCGACCTCAGCGAAGAAAACGCCGGCCTGCTGCCCACGGTGGCCTATCTCGATCGGCGTTATGGCAAGGATCGCTGGAGCAAGGGCATGATGTTGAATCTCGCCATCGGCCAGGGCGACCTGTTGGTGACACCCCTGCAGATGGCCGTCTTTGCCATGACGATTGCCAATGAAGGGCATAGCTTCAAGCCGCGCCTGCGCCGGAGCGTGCTCGATCCGTTTACCGGCACGGAGGAGTTCGTGGAACCGGACACGGTGGAGGTGAAGGGGATTCGGCCGGAGACCTGGGCATTGGTGAAACGCGGCATGTTTCTGGTCGTCAATGGCAGCCGCGGCACGGCGGTGCGTTCGCGGGTCGAGGGCCTGGTGAGCGCGGGCAAGACGGGCACGGCACAAAATCCGCATGGCGAGCCGCACGGCTGGTTCATCGGCTTCGCACCGTTTGATGATCCCCAGGTGGCTTTCTGTGTGTTCATTGAGAATGGCGGCTCCGGCAGCGGCGCGGCGGCGCCGGTCGCCCGCAAAATTTTAAGTTTCCTGTTGGAGAACAAGAAGTTGACGCCGCAATTGGAAGCGGACGAAGCCGCAGACTGA
- the mreD gene encoding rod shape-determining protein MreD, with product MAKRIFKYLLTFSIFLLVQVGVVPLLTIYELAPDLLVVGLVLSAIRHGATAAIVTGFLAGLAQDAFATHLYGLQALAKAVAGFVAAYLARDKLKFGLQVTLGITLVAALVHNLIRDGIYYFDADFSVLHLIVRYVIPNSLYTLVLAAIAHLLFAKSFERK from the coding sequence TTGGCCAAGCGCATTTTCAAATACCTGTTGACCTTCTCGATTTTCCTGCTGGTGCAGGTCGGTGTGGTGCCGCTGCTGACAATCTATGAACTGGCGCCGGACTTGCTCGTTGTCGGGCTGGTGCTCTCCGCCATTCGTCACGGCGCCACCGCGGCCATCGTCACCGGTTTCCTGGCCGGCCTGGCCCAGGATGCCTTTGCCACCCATCTCTACGGTCTGCAGGCACTGGCCAAAGCGGTGGCGGGTTTCGTGGCCGCCTATTTGGCGCGCGACAAGCTCAAGTTTGGCCTGCAGGTCACCCTGGGCATCACCCTGGTCGCGGCGCTGGTACACAACTTGATTCGTGACGGCATCTATTATTTCGATGCAGATTTCAGCGTGCTGCATCTCATCGTTCGCTATGTGATTCCCAATTCCCTGTACACCCTGGTGCTGGCTGCCATCGCCCATTTGTTGTTTGCCAAAAGCTTCGAGCGGAAGTAA